One region of Primulina tabacum isolate GXHZ01 chromosome 1, ASM2559414v2, whole genome shotgun sequence genomic DNA includes:
- the LOC142542913 gene encoding bZIP transcription factor 12-like, with protein MAYSKVMASSSPPNPDLPAQTSSPALHSAANLQSDYSRGVGSMNMEDILNNIYSDSDSFAPENNSGEGMKNGSKTVDEVWRDIVSGGAGAGEPAMTLEVFLAKAGVVNEEDVGVSEAVKMAPVPPPQPQMDMMSSATGVPAVQFAPVVCVQNGMGAGGFGMEFGNGVAAVGGGGGGGKGKRRATVEEAPLDKATQQKQRRMIKNRESAARSRERKQAYTVELESQVTKLEDENSELLIEEVELKRQRYKQLMENLIPVTEKRRPPRVLRRIHSMNW; from the exons ATGGCGTATTCAAAGGTGATGGCTTCGAGTTCACCGCCCAATCCGGATCTGCCAGCTCAGACCTCGTCTCCCGCTTTACATTCTGCTGCAAATCTTCAATCGGATTACAGTCGGGGAGTCGGGTCCATGAACATGGAGGATATACTCAATAATATCTACTCAGATTCTGATTCTTTCGCGCCGGAGAACAACTCCGGTGAGGGTATGAAGAATGGGAGTAAGACGGTGGACGAGGTGTGGAGGGATATTGTGAGCGGAGGCGCCGGGGCTGGGGAACCGGCGATGACGCTGGAGGTTTTTCTGGCGAAGGCCGGGGTGGTGAATGAGGAGGATGTTGGGGTCTCGGAGGCGGTGAAGATGGCTCCGGTTCCGCCGCCGCAACCGCAGATGGATATGATGAGTTCTGCAACAGGGGTCCCGGCGGTTCAGTTTGCCCCGGTTGTGTGCGTGCAGAATGGCATGGGTGCGGGAGGGTTTGGAATGGAGTTCGGGAATGGTGTGGCTGCTGTGGGCGGAGGCGGAGGCGGAGGCAAAGGGAAGAGGAGGGCGACGGTGGAGGAGGCGCCGCTGGACAAGGCCACTCAGCAGAAGCAGAGGAGAATGATCAAGAATAGGGAATCGGCCGCTAGGTCCAGGGAGAGAAAACAG GCTTATACTGTGGAGTTGGAGTCACAGGTGACAAAACTAGAGGATGAAAACTCGGAGCTTTTGATAGAAGAG GTTGAATTGAAGAGGCAGCGATATAAACAG